From Paraburkholderia sabiae, a single genomic window includes:
- the rpmA gene encoding 50S ribosomal protein L27, whose translation MAHKKAGGSSRNGRDSESKRLGVKVYGGQAILAGGIIVRQRGTRMHPGENVGIGKDHTLFALTDGHVKFTTKGADKKHMVNVVPAV comes from the coding sequence ATGGCACACAAAAAGGCAGGCGGCTCTTCCCGGAACGGCCGCGACTCCGAGTCGAAGCGTCTCGGCGTGAAAGTGTACGGCGGTCAGGCCATCCTGGCGGGCGGCATCATCGTGCGTCAACGCGGCACGCGTATGCACCCGGGCGAAAACGTCGGTATCGGCAAGGATCACACCTTGTTCGCGCTGACGGACGGCCACGTCAAGTTCACGACGAAGGGCGCCGACAAGAAGCACATGGTCAACGTCGTCCCGGCTGTCTGA
- the rplU gene encoding 50S ribosomal protein L21: MYAVIKTGGKQYKVAVGEKLKVEQIPADIDAEITLDQVLAVGEGESIKFGTPLVSGASVKATVVSQGRHKKVTIFKMRRRKHYQKHGGHRQNYTELRIDAINA; encoded by the coding sequence ATGTACGCGGTCATAAAAACCGGCGGCAAGCAGTACAAAGTTGCTGTCGGCGAAAAACTTAAAGTAGAACAGATACCGGCAGACATTGACGCTGAAATCACGCTCGACCAGGTTCTCGCAGTGGGCGAAGGCGAATCGATTAAGTTCGGTACGCCGCTGGTCAGTGGGGCTTCCGTCAAGGCTACCGTCGTGTCCCAAGGTCGTCACAAGAAAGTGACCATCTTCAAGATGCGTCGCCGGAAGCACTACCAAAAGCATGGCGGCCACCGCCAGAACTACACCGAACTGCGCATCGACGCTATCAACGCGTAA
- a CDS encoding polyprenyl synthetase family protein: MSSTATPTPNAANLLAPIAEDMQQVNRVIRHRLASEVMLINQISEYIISAGGKRLRPALLLLVAGALGDRTGHRHELAAVVEFIHTATLLHDDVVDESDLRRGRQTANALFGNAASVLVGDFLYSRSFQMMVGVGKMRVMEILSEATNIISEGEVLQLLNMHDADVDEARYMQVIRYKTAKLFEAAAQLGAVLSGVDATTEAAAAEFGRRIGTAFQIMDDWLDYTGTPESMGKNAGDDLREGKPTLPLIYLIERGTPEQSALAREAIEQGGTDRFDEIFEAITRSGALDHTLECAKHEAQAAAAAISSFPGSIYKESLLELCSYSTTRQS, encoded by the coding sequence ATGTCGTCAACCGCCACCCCAACCCCCAACGCAGCCAATCTGCTCGCTCCGATCGCCGAAGACATGCAGCAGGTGAATCGCGTCATCCGGCACCGTCTGGCGTCCGAGGTGATGCTGATCAACCAGATCTCCGAGTACATCATCAGTGCCGGAGGCAAGCGGCTGCGGCCCGCGCTGCTTCTGCTCGTAGCAGGCGCGCTCGGCGACAGGACGGGGCATCGGCACGAGCTGGCGGCCGTCGTCGAGTTCATCCATACGGCCACGCTGCTGCACGACGACGTCGTCGACGAATCCGATCTGCGTCGCGGCCGGCAGACCGCGAATGCGCTGTTCGGCAACGCGGCCAGCGTGCTGGTCGGCGACTTCCTGTATTCGCGCTCGTTCCAGATGATGGTCGGCGTGGGCAAGATGCGCGTGATGGAGATTCTTTCGGAAGCGACCAACATCATTTCCGAAGGCGAGGTGCTGCAGCTGCTGAACATGCATGATGCCGACGTCGACGAAGCGCGTTACATGCAGGTCATCCGCTACAAGACGGCCAAGCTGTTCGAGGCGGCAGCCCAGCTGGGCGCGGTGCTGTCGGGCGTCGACGCGACCACAGAAGCCGCCGCGGCGGAATTTGGCCGCCGTATCGGCACGGCTTTCCAGATCATGGACGACTGGCTCGATTACACGGGCACGCCGGAATCGATGGGCAAGAATGCTGGCGACGATCTGCGCGAAGGCAAGCCCACGTTGCCGCTCATCTATCTGATCGAGCGCGGCACGCCGGAGCAGTCGGCGCTCGCCCGTGAGGCCATCGAGCAAGGCGGCACCGACCGTTTCGACGAAATTTTCGAGGCGATTACGCGCTCGGGCGCGCTCGATCACACGCTCGAATGCGCGAAGCACGAAGCGCAAGCGGCAGCGGCAGCAATTTCTTCGTTTCCCGGTTCCATTTACAAAGAAAGCCTGCTAGAATTATGTTCTTACTCGACGACGAGGCAGTCTTAA
- a CDS encoding HlyC/CorC family transporter gives MEQLPLWAQIGAVVLLLICSSFFSITETAMMAINRHRLKHLATKGALGAKTTQGLLARTDELLSAVLIGNNLFNTIIPVLTTSIALHTFGSNNVVLSIATGIVAFLIIVFAEITPKIVGATFPEKIALPASLLIAPLMRVSKPLIWFVNLFANTILRVLHINTKGAHDQRLSTEELRTIVLESGSFMPTKHRSILLNLFDLENITVDDVMIPRRRIEALDFDAPFEQILHQLETCYHNKLVVYQGDFDRVLGVLHVRKTLSALHNQELERETLRELLAEPYFVPTGTPVFQQLQFFQESRHRTALVVDEYGELQGLVTPEDIIEELIGEFTTSVPRSASSRGGWNEAGECIVAGSMPLRELNRWLQLKLPTDGPKTLNGLILEILEEIPEGDVCVKIADVKIEVMRSDDQAIRTVKIFRPGPPPGSKIKRLVGR, from the coding sequence GTGGAACAACTTCCCTTATGGGCGCAAATAGGCGCCGTCGTCCTGCTTCTCATCTGCTCCAGCTTCTTTTCCATTACCGAGACAGCGATGATGGCGATCAACCGTCATCGGCTGAAACATCTCGCGACCAAGGGCGCGCTCGGCGCAAAAACGACCCAGGGCCTGCTCGCGCGCACGGATGAGCTGCTGAGCGCCGTCCTGATCGGCAATAACCTGTTCAACACGATCATCCCGGTGCTCACGACGTCGATCGCGCTGCACACGTTCGGCAGCAACAACGTCGTGCTGTCGATCGCCACGGGTATCGTTGCGTTCCTGATCATCGTGTTCGCCGAAATCACGCCGAAGATCGTCGGCGCGACGTTTCCGGAGAAGATCGCGCTGCCCGCCAGCCTGCTGATCGCGCCGCTGATGCGCGTGTCGAAGCCGCTGATCTGGTTCGTCAACCTGTTCGCGAACACGATTCTGCGCGTGCTGCACATCAACACGAAAGGCGCGCACGACCAGCGGCTGTCGACTGAGGAACTGCGTACCATCGTGCTCGAGTCCGGCAGTTTCATGCCGACCAAGCACCGCAGCATTCTGCTGAACCTGTTCGACCTCGAAAACATTACCGTCGACGACGTGATGATCCCGCGCCGCCGTATCGAAGCGCTCGACTTCGACGCGCCGTTCGAACAGATCCTGCATCAGCTCGAGACCTGCTATCACAACAAGCTGGTCGTGTATCAGGGCGATTTCGACCGTGTGCTCGGCGTGCTCCACGTGCGCAAGACGCTGTCCGCGCTGCACAACCAGGAACTGGAGCGCGAGACGCTGCGCGAACTGCTCGCCGAACCGTACTTCGTGCCAACGGGCACGCCCGTCTTCCAGCAGCTTCAATTCTTCCAGGAAAGCCGCCATCGCACCGCCCTCGTCGTCGACGAATACGGCGAACTGCAGGGGCTCGTGACGCCCGAGGACATCATCGAGGAGTTAATCGGCGAGTTCACGACGTCCGTGCCGCGTAGCGCGAGCTCGCGCGGCGGCTGGAACGAAGCCGGTGAATGCATCGTCGCGGGCAGCATGCCGCTGCGCGAACTCAACCGCTGGCTACAGCTGAAATTGCCGACGGACGGCCCGAAGACGCTGAACGGATTGATCCTGGAAATTCTCGAAGAAATTCCTGAAGGCGATGTTTGCGTGAAGATCGCGGACGTCAAAATCGAGGTTATGCGCAGCGACGATCAGGCGATCAGAACCGTCAAGATTTTTCGTCCCGGTCCGCCGCCGGGCTCCAAGATCAAACGACTCGTCGGCCGCTGA
- a CDS encoding GspE/PulE family protein has product MRTTSHASTPAPNVTAHRPALQPVAPDADNPPAVRLLADTLQEAARRNASDLHIEPMEHGWRMRLRVDGVLHELARPPAHLRDAFITRVKVLARMDIAERRVPQDGRLRLPVTAGRVEDYRVNSLPTLFGEKLVLRRLEALPADLSLDSLGLAAGQRDIVDGSIRSPHGLVLVTGPTGSGKTMSLYCFLQLLNAESRNLCSVEDPAEIQLAGINQVSVREKAGLTFAVALRAFLRQDPDVIMVGEIRDEETADVAVKAAQTGHLVLSTLHTNDAPAAIARLIDIGVEPYNLAAALRLVTAQRLVRRLCPACKQHASETHASLRSAGASDDQIAQWQPFVPRGCEACHGIGFRGRVGIHQVMPISDSMRELIVARAGTHEIARRAQVERVQTLREAALARAFDGTTSLAEALSAMEVA; this is encoded by the coding sequence ATGCGCACCACTTCCCACGCCTCAACACCCGCACCCAACGTCACGGCACACAGGCCGGCGCTGCAACCCGTCGCGCCCGACGCCGATAATCCGCCCGCCGTCCGTCTGCTCGCCGACACGCTGCAGGAAGCCGCGCGCCGCAACGCATCCGACCTGCACATCGAGCCGATGGAGCACGGCTGGCGCATGCGTCTGCGTGTCGACGGCGTGCTGCACGAACTGGCGCGACCACCCGCACATCTGCGCGACGCGTTTATCACACGCGTGAAAGTGCTCGCGCGCATGGATATCGCCGAGCGGCGCGTGCCGCAGGACGGTCGCCTGCGACTGCCCGTGACGGCGGGACGCGTCGAAGATTACCGCGTGAATTCGCTACCGACGCTGTTCGGCGAAAAGCTCGTGCTGCGGCGGCTCGAAGCGCTGCCAGCCGATCTTTCGCTCGATTCGCTCGGACTGGCGGCCGGGCAGCGCGATATCGTCGACGGGTCGATCCGCTCGCCGCACGGGCTCGTGCTGGTCACTGGTCCGACGGGCAGCGGCAAAACGATGTCGCTGTACTGCTTCCTCCAACTGCTGAATGCCGAGTCGCGCAATCTCTGTTCGGTCGAAGATCCTGCCGAAATCCAGCTCGCGGGCATCAATCAGGTGAGCGTGCGGGAAAAGGCCGGGCTGACGTTCGCCGTCGCGTTGCGCGCGTTTCTGCGGCAGGATCCCGACGTGATCATGGTCGGTGAAATCCGCGACGAAGAGACGGCCGACGTCGCCGTCAAAGCGGCGCAAACCGGGCACCTGGTGCTTTCGACGCTGCATACGAACGACGCGCCCGCTGCCATCGCACGTCTGATCGACATCGGAGTGGAGCCGTACAACCTCGCGGCTGCGCTGCGTCTCGTCACAGCGCAGCGTCTCGTGCGGCGTCTGTGCCCGGCCTGCAAACAACACGCGTCGGAAACGCACGCCTCGTTGCGCTCGGCCGGCGCATCCGACGATCAGATCGCGCAGTGGCAGCCTTTCGTTCCGCGCGGATGCGAAGCGTGCCATGGCATCGGCTTTCGTGGACGCGTCGGTATCCATCAGGTCATGCCGATCTCGGACTCGATGCGCGAACTCATCGTTGCGCGTGCCGGCACGCATGAGATCGCGCGACGCGCGCAAGTCGAACGCGTACAGACCTTGCGCGAAGCTGCGCTGGCCCGCGCATTCGACGGCACGACGAGCCTCGCGGAAGCGTTGAGCGCAATGGAGGTTGCATGA
- a CDS encoding type II secretion system F family protein, translated as MSDTAIREQRFEWRAFDTQGMRRRGTVIAPDISTARATLKQDALYAVEWIARGPAPQPTARAADVTLFTRQLSSLLRAGLPLAPSLELLAQASKDSTRAKGMPRIVNALARDITAGVGFSSALARHPAQFNALYCQLVEVGEASGALPTVLARLADDRERAAAQRAKVRAALTYPVAILLLALAITTALLVWVVPTFKQIFDGFGAKLPAPTQIVLAMSAAAGRWSVPLASIACALVFAMRHVLRRSEVARLHFARTALRLPFAGPLLATLCAARWSRALGTLLSAGTPLADAFDSLTHATGNAWFDRATVSISAELRRGVRLAPAMRDARCFPEEIVQPVAVAEESGTLDTMLLDVASLSDRQVDEKISGLASLCEPLVIVVLGGLVGGLVVAMYLPIIQLGNVV; from the coding sequence ATGAGCGATACGGCGATCAGGGAACAGCGCTTCGAGTGGCGCGCGTTCGACACGCAAGGCATGCGACGCCGCGGAACCGTCATCGCGCCGGATATTTCGACAGCGCGCGCGACGTTGAAACAGGACGCGCTCTATGCCGTCGAATGGATCGCGCGCGGTCCGGCGCCGCAACCAACTGCGCGCGCCGCCGACGTCACGCTATTCACACGTCAGCTATCGAGTTTGCTGCGCGCGGGATTGCCGCTCGCGCCGTCGCTCGAACTGCTCGCGCAGGCGTCGAAAGACAGCACGCGCGCCAAAGGCATGCCGCGCATCGTCAATGCACTCGCCCGCGACATCACCGCAGGCGTTGGCTTCTCGTCGGCGCTCGCCCGTCATCCCGCGCAGTTCAACGCGCTGTACTGCCAGCTGGTCGAAGTAGGTGAAGCATCAGGTGCACTACCGACAGTGCTTGCGAGGCTCGCCGACGACCGCGAACGCGCCGCCGCCCAGCGCGCGAAAGTACGCGCCGCGCTGACCTATCCCGTCGCGATCCTGCTGCTCGCGCTCGCGATTACAACGGCGCTGCTGGTTTGGGTCGTGCCGACGTTCAAGCAGATTTTCGACGGCTTCGGCGCGAAGCTGCCCGCGCCGACACAAATCGTGCTCGCGATGTCGGCTGCCGCTGGACGCTGGAGCGTGCCGCTCGCATCGATCGCCTGCGCGCTCGTATTCGCGATGCGTCACGTGTTGCGTCGCTCGGAAGTGGCTCGTTTGCACTTCGCGCGGACGGCGCTGCGGCTGCCGTTCGCCGGTCCGCTGCTCGCCACGCTATGCGCCGCGCGCTGGAGCCGTGCGCTCGGCACGTTGCTGTCCGCGGGCACGCCGCTCGCCGATGCATTCGATTCGCTCACGCACGCAACGGGCAATGCCTGGTTCGATCGCGCGACGGTGTCGATCTCGGCAGAGCTTCGACGCGGCGTGCGTCTCGCGCCAGCGATGCGGGACGCGCGATGCTTTCCCGAAGAGATCGTGCAACCCGTCGCCGTCGCCGAAGAATCCGGCACGCTGGACACGATGCTGCTCGACGTGGCGTCGCTGAGCGATCGTCAGGTAGACGAAAAGATCTCGGGCCTTGCGAGCCTGTGCGAACCGCTCGTGATCGTCGTACTCGGCGGGCTGGTCGGCGGTCTCGTCGTCGCGATGTATCTTCCCATCATCCAACTCGGCAACGTGGTGTAG
- a CDS encoding prepilin peptidase: MPIPLTSLSESSFSGPLARFADSLGAAFGMLPAGAQIAFVIVFGLVIGSFLNVVVHRLPIMLERAWRTEVSEATGQAFDEDGLPERYNLWLPRSACPHCGHVLRAWENIPVFSYLVLRGRCSQCKSRVSFRYPLIELSSAALALGALVTFGATGTALAAFGLCATLLAMSAIDIDTHLLPDSMTLPLLWAGLIVNFNAVFASLHDAVIGAIAGYLALWCVHWLFKIVRGIEGMGYGDFKLLAALGAWLGWAALPQIILIAAVTGAVVGLVATWIGRMRFEEPLPFGPFLAAGGAVTLFAGTPLYMALGG, translated from the coding sequence ATGCCGATCCCGCTCACGTCCTTATCAGAATCGTCCTTCAGCGGCCCGCTCGCCCGTTTCGCGGACAGCCTCGGTGCGGCCTTCGGCATGTTGCCGGCCGGCGCGCAGATCGCGTTCGTCATCGTCTTCGGTCTCGTGATCGGCAGCTTTCTGAATGTCGTCGTGCACCGCCTGCCGATCATGCTCGAACGCGCATGGCGCACTGAAGTCAGCGAAGCGACAGGCCAGGCGTTCGACGAAGACGGCCTGCCCGAACGCTACAACCTGTGGTTGCCTCGCAGTGCCTGTCCTCATTGCGGCCACGTGCTGCGCGCCTGGGAGAACATTCCCGTATTCAGCTATCTGGTGTTGCGCGGCCGTTGTTCGCAATGCAAGTCACGCGTGAGCTTCCGCTATCCGCTGATCGAATTGTCGAGCGCGGCGCTGGCACTGGGCGCGCTCGTGACGTTCGGCGCGACGGGCACGGCGCTCGCTGCATTCGGCTTGTGCGCGACGCTGCTCGCGATGAGCGCGATCGATATCGACACGCATCTGTTGCCCGATTCGATGACCTTGCCGTTGCTGTGGGCCGGCCTCATCGTCAATTTCAATGCCGTATTCGCGAGCCTTCACGATGCCGTGATCGGCGCGATCGCCGGATATCTCGCGCTGTGGTGCGTGCACTGGCTGTTCAAGATCGTGCGCGGCATCGAAGGCATGGGTTATGGCGATTTCAAATTGCTGGCCGCGCTCGGTGCGTGGCTAGGCTGGGCGGCGCTGCCGCAGATCATTCTGATTGCTGCCGTGACAGGCGCTGTCGTAGGTCTCGTCGCAACGTGGATCGGACGCATGCGGTTCGAAGAGCCGCTGCCGTTCGGTCCGTTTCTCGCGGCGGGCGGCGCCGTGACGCTGTTTGCCGGCACGCCGCTCTACATGGCTTTGGGAGGCTGA
- the coaE gene encoding dephospho-CoA kinase (Dephospho-CoA kinase (CoaE) performs the final step in coenzyme A biosynthesis.), translating to MFAVGLTGGIGSGKSTVADLFAKRGVTLVDTDVIAHRVTAPNGLAMPAIAAEFGSSFVAENGSLDRARMRALVFSDENARKRLEAITHPLIRAETERQRQQAAGPYVIVVVPLLVESGSWKTRVNRVLTVDCSVETQIERVMQRNAFTREQVLAIIARQATREARLAAADDVIVNDARSLEQLDVDVDQLHRTYVSLAGA from the coding sequence ATGTTTGCTGTGGGATTGACGGGCGGCATCGGTAGCGGCAAATCCACTGTCGCCGATCTGTTCGCGAAGCGCGGCGTGACGCTCGTCGATACCGACGTGATCGCGCACCGCGTCACCGCGCCAAATGGTCTCGCGATGCCCGCCATCGCTGCGGAGTTCGGCTCATCGTTTGTCGCCGAAAACGGCTCGCTCGATCGCGCCCGCATGCGTGCGCTCGTCTTCAGCGACGAGAACGCGCGCAAGCGGCTCGAAGCGATCACGCATCCGCTGATTCGCGCGGAGACGGAGCGGCAGCGTCAACAGGCGGCAGGCCCTTACGTGATTGTCGTGGTGCCACTGCTCGTCGAGTCGGGTAGCTGGAAAACACGTGTGAACCGCGTGCTTACCGTCGATTGCAGCGTCGAGACGCAGATCGAACGCGTGATGCAGCGTAACGCGTTCACGCGCGAACAGGTGCTCGCGATCATCGCGCGCCAGGCCACGCGCGAAGCGCGCCTCGCAGCTGCCGACGACGTCATCGTCAACGACGCCCGTTCGCTCGAACAACTCGACGTTGATGTCGATCAGTTGCATCGCACGTATGTTTCGCTCGCTGGCGCATAG
- the zapD gene encoding cell division protein ZapD — translation MILYEYPFNERIRTLLRLEDLFERFTFFLTQEDAREHHVALTTLFEISEVAGRADLKSDLMKELERQRQTLAPFRGNPGIEQNALEAVLGEIEQTLAGLTQMQGKTGQHLADNEWLASIRSRAIIPGGTCKFDLPSYYAWQQTHPDQRRQDIAKWIMPLLPLRDAAAIVLRLARESGQASKVMAMQGSYQQMLSGRTYQLMQVRVAPELRVIPEASANKYMLWVRFTVQDGDLRPRAVDVDVPFQLTLCSL, via the coding sequence TTGATCCTTTACGAGTATCCCTTCAATGAGCGAATCCGGACGCTGCTGCGCCTCGAAGATCTGTTCGAGCGCTTCACGTTCTTTCTGACTCAGGAAGATGCCAGGGAACATCACGTCGCGCTGACTACGCTGTTCGAAATTTCCGAAGTCGCGGGTCGCGCGGATCTGAAGTCCGATCTGATGAAGGAACTGGAGCGGCAGCGTCAAACGCTCGCTCCGTTTCGTGGCAATCCGGGCATCGAGCAGAATGCGCTCGAAGCTGTGCTCGGCGAAATCGAACAGACGCTCGCCGGGCTCACGCAAATGCAGGGCAAGACTGGCCAGCATCTTGCGGACAACGAGTGGCTCGCCAGCATCCGCAGCCGCGCGATCATTCCGGGCGGCACCTGCAAATTCGATCTTCCGTCGTACTACGCGTGGCAGCAGACGCATCCCGATCAGCGTCGCCAGGACATCGCCAAGTGGATCATGCCGCTTCTGCCGCTGCGCGATGCGGCCGCGATTGTGCTGCGGCTCGCGCGTGAATCGGGGCAGGCTTCGAAGGTGATGGCAATGCAGGGCAGCTACCAGCAGATGCTGTCGGGTCGCACGTATCAGCTGATGCAGGTGCGCGTGGCACCGGAATTGCGCGTCATCCCCGAAGCGAGCGCCAACAAGTACATGCTGTGGGTACGCTTCACGGTGCAGGACGGCGATCTGCGTCCGCGTGCCGTCGATGTCGACGTGCCGTTCCAGTTGACGCTGTGCAGTCTTTAA
- a CDS encoding DNA gyrase inhibitor YacG: MVTVVKCPSCGKDVRWTPENRFRPFCSERCKQIDLGAWAAEKYKIGGTDEEPPTDDASGEQRSH; this comes from the coding sequence ATGGTTACTGTAGTCAAATGCCCGAGCTGCGGAAAGGATGTCCGCTGGACTCCCGAGAACCGCTTCCGTCCGTTCTGTTCCGAGCGCTGCAAACAGATCGATCTCGGCGCGTGGGCTGCCGAAAAGTACAAGATTGGCGGCACCGATGAAGAACCGCCAACCGACGACGCATCCGGCGAACAGCGCTCGCATTGA
- a CDS encoding NUDIX domain-containing protein, producing the protein MSDASQNSAKAGEVNEAGRPVTEVAVGVLVQPDGRYLLAQRPAGKPYEGYWEFPGGKLEPGETVEAALARELHEELGIDVQSSHRWHVLEHDYPHAYVRLYFCKVTAWDGEPHGREGQAFAWQTLPAQVSPLLPATIPVLEWLAAE; encoded by the coding sequence ATGAGCGACGCGTCGCAAAACAGCGCGAAAGCGGGCGAGGTGAACGAAGCGGGCCGACCGGTCACGGAAGTGGCCGTCGGCGTGCTCGTTCAACCGGACGGCCGCTACCTGCTCGCGCAACGGCCCGCCGGAAAGCCGTACGAAGGCTATTGGGAATTTCCGGGCGGCAAGCTGGAGCCGGGCGAAACGGTTGAGGCGGCGCTCGCACGTGAGCTGCACGAAGAGCTTGGTATCGACGTGCAGTCGAGCCATCGCTGGCACGTGCTCGAGCACGATTATCCGCACGCATACGTGCGGCTCTATTTCTGCAAGGTGACCGCGTGGGACGGCGAGCCGCACGGACGCGAGGGTCAGGCGTTCGCGTGGCAGACGCTGCCTGCTCAGGTGTCGCCGTTATTGCCCGCGACGATTCCCGTGCTGGAGTGGCTGGCGGCGGAGTGA